The following are encoded in a window of Salinigranum halophilum genomic DNA:
- the mtnP gene encoding S-methyl-5'-thioadenosine phosphorylase, whose protein sequence is MLGFIGGSGIYESLPLNDTREVAVTTPFGDPSAPLVVGEFADTGREVAFVPRHGRHHQYSPTTLPYRANIYALKELGVTHVISSNAVGSLRAELSPQTLVVPDQTYDRTKRRPLTFFDEGIVVHQPFAEPYCRELSAHLAEAARDAAGTDVVEGGTYVCIEGPQFSTVAESEFYRAQGWDVVGMTTIPEAKLAREAEMAYATITGVTDYDVWKEDSQVTLEEVLKNAQANEDAIKKTVERAIETLPDGHRCDCHTALDGTINTPSSAVSEATKERLDPLVGDYL, encoded by the coding sequence ATGCTCGGCTTCATCGGTGGCAGCGGAATCTACGAGTCGCTCCCCCTGAACGACACCCGGGAAGTGGCGGTGACGACGCCGTTCGGTGACCCCTCGGCCCCACTCGTCGTCGGGGAGTTCGCCGACACCGGCCGCGAGGTCGCGTTCGTCCCCCGCCACGGCCGACACCACCAGTACTCCCCGACGACCCTCCCCTACCGGGCGAACATCTACGCCCTGAAGGAACTCGGCGTGACGCACGTCATCTCGTCGAACGCCGTCGGAAGCCTCCGAGCGGAGCTCTCACCCCAGACGCTCGTCGTCCCCGACCAGACGTACGACAGGACGAAACGACGCCCGCTCACCTTCTTCGACGAGGGAATCGTCGTCCACCAGCCGTTCGCCGAACCGTACTGTCGCGAACTCTCGGCACACCTCGCCGAGGCCGCCCGCGACGCCGCCGGAACCGACGTCGTCGAAGGGGGGACCTACGTCTGCATCGAAGGCCCGCAGTTCTCGACAGTCGCCGAGAGCGAGTTCTACCGCGCGCAGGGGTGGGACGTCGTCGGCATGACCACCATCCCCGAGGCGAAACTCGCCCGCGAGGCCGAGATGGCCTACGCGACCATCACCGGCGTCACCGACTACGACGTCTGGAAGGAGGACTCACAGGTGACGCTGGAGGAAGTGCTGAAGAACGCGCAGGCGAACGAGGACGCCATCAAGAAGACCGTCGAACGCGCCATCGAGACGCTCCCGGACGGACACCGGTGTGACTGTCACACGGCCCTCGACGGGACCATAAACACGCCCAGTAGTGCGGTCTCGGAGGCGACGAAGGAGCGACTGGACCCGCTCGTCGGCGACTACCTCTGA
- a CDS encoding segregation and condensation protein A produces MTEPSDEGADDDADGTDDFYRDGDTDDVADFSLDLTTPREGSNGESASPFGGADSANGESASTNGHSASTNEATASPDDESALLTDAADVDAAESDEVEPVELLVQLAEDGEIDPWDIDIVAVTDAFLERLDESDLRTSGRALFYASVLLRMKSDEILAPDDPEPEEPWEAEMRDGEFDHDPIDALESEIDRRLDRKHARGSPETLDELVRELREAEHGSWWKEGRTYDTSDSPHGYDRGTQTLDYRSADDFRDEGEPDEADVTGTAHMEDIEATIADVERALRTHYDKGRDEVLFAEIRDAGGRRVQTFLALLFLAHRGVVHLQQDEVFGDLWVQNPAVVAVGDEAVAD; encoded by the coding sequence ATGACTGAACCGTCGGACGAGGGGGCTGACGACGACGCCGACGGCACGGACGACTTCTACCGCGACGGCGACACCGACGACGTCGCCGACTTCTCGCTCGACCTGACCACGCCGCGCGAGGGCTCGAACGGGGAGTCGGCGTCGCCGTTCGGGGGGGCCGACTCGGCGAACGGTGAATCCGCGTCGACGAACGGTCACTCAGCGTCGACGAACGAAGCGACCGCGTCACCGGACGACGAGTCGGCGCTGCTGACCGATGCGGCGGACGTCGACGCCGCCGAGAGCGACGAGGTCGAACCGGTCGAACTCCTCGTCCAACTCGCCGAGGACGGCGAGATAGACCCCTGGGACATCGACATCGTGGCCGTGACCGACGCGTTCCTCGAACGCCTCGACGAGAGCGACCTCCGAACCTCGGGCCGGGCGCTCTTTTATGCGAGCGTGCTCCTCCGGATGAAGAGCGACGAGATTCTCGCACCGGACGACCCCGAACCGGAAGAGCCGTGGGAGGCCGAGATGCGAGACGGGGAGTTCGACCACGACCCCATCGACGCGCTCGAATCGGAGATCGACCGGCGGCTCGACCGCAAACACGCTCGCGGGTCGCCAGAGACGCTCGACGAACTCGTCCGCGAACTTCGCGAGGCCGAGCACGGGTCGTGGTGGAAGGAGGGGCGGACGTACGACACGAGTGACTCTCCCCACGGGTACGACCGGGGGACACAGACGCTCGACTACCGCTCGGCGGACGACTTCCGCGACGAGGGCGAACCCGACGAGGCGGACGTCACCGGGACCGCCCACATGGAGGACATCGAGGCGACCATCGCCGATGTCGAGCGGGCGCTCCGGACGCACTACGACAAGGGGCGCGACGAGGTGCTGTTCGCGGAGATCAGAGACGCCGGCGGGCGGCGGGTGCAGACGTTCCTCGCGCTGCTCTTTCTCGCTCACCGCGGCGTCGTCCACCTCCAGCAAGACGAGGTCTTCGGCGACCTCTGGGTGCAGAACCCCGCCGTCGTCGCCGTCGGTGACGAGGCGGTCGCCGACTGA
- a CDS encoding helix-turn-helix transcriptional regulator: MSTLDEYLRLLANVQRRRILQALADGGSVTVHDDDPTRHARLYHVHLPKLAAADLVDWDPVGGVAVPGPAFDDIVPLLDAIDQLSDES; encoded by the coding sequence ATGTCCACTCTAGACGAGTATCTCCGGCTGCTCGCGAACGTACAACGGCGTCGAATCCTCCAGGCCCTCGCCGACGGCGGGTCGGTGACCGTCCACGACGACGACCCGACGAGACACGCACGACTCTACCACGTCCACCTCCCGAAGCTCGCGGCAGCCGACCTCGTCGACTGGGACCCGGTGGGGGGCGTCGCCGTGCCCGGCCCGGCGTTCGACGACATCGTGCCGCTGCTCGACGCCATCGACCAGCTGTCCGACGAGAGCTGA